From Anopheles maculipalpis chromosome X, idAnoMacuDA_375_x, whole genome shotgun sequence:
AGTTTCAGGACTTGAGAGCAGACTTTTACGACAGCcgggttttgtttgatattttcggtacggtacggtacgacAGTCGGTGATGTTTGATATTTTCACAAGACAAGTAAGCATGATTCCTACAAGCGCTCATTGCGTCGCACTTTAAACTTTACACTGGCCTGAACAGTTGTTACATGGAGCTTTTGAATATATCAAGATCTGGTAAGTCGAACTCTATTTGCTTGCTTCCCACACTGTAATTATACACAAACTAAAGCAGAACAGCAAGAACTTAGATGCTTACCTCATATGCCGTGCGTATTTCCACTCGCTAGCTTcgatttctttatttgttttgcttctcgcGAATGCTAAATCAGTTGACAGCTCGAATGTGACAGCTGCGCAACTGTCAGACTTGGCTGCATGTACAGCGAGCAGTGCTGCAACGTGTATGCCAGCAAGCTTCCCGGTCCCAGAGAGGGTGACACTAGAAagccagagagagagagagagagagagagagagagcgacagAAAGAGTGGGGACCTACAGAAAAGCAAGTGGGAAATGCGGTATCGTAGAAGGTCCTAAGCACTACGTACGCCAAGCATTCAAATTTTCCACTCCGGTGCCGTACGTTCGTGCCGTTTTACTGGCCAGCTTTTCCTGCAACAACTGTCGGTGGCAAGCAAGCACGCATCCCCGCACCGGACGTGAAGCGATGACGGAAAAGGACACACTGGAGGCTGCCATCACCGCCCAGGGAGACGTCGTGCGTAAGCTCAAATCGGCCGCCACTAAGGATAAGGCGAAGGTAAATGCTAGAGGACGGTGCAGTGCATAGTtatgggtttttattttaattaaacaaaggTGCTTTGCACAAAATGGGGATTATTAAATGGTCCGAATCGGATGCGTTTTTAGCGAGTGCTCCAGTACCCAAGTAACAATTTGGCAAAGATCTTAAAAGCTGATTTTCACGTGGCTTTCGTGATAGTGCACTAGCATGAGTCGGGTTTCACCATTCGCAGCGGAAAATCGTGCTACCCTAGCATTTTCAACcccctcacaaacacacactcacccaaatcaaagaaaacaatacCAGAAAAAGTGTTCGATTTGGGTTGGAATTGTGCATTACGCTGCGGTAAAGACggcaaagtgaaaaaaagtgaaaggaaaacagcTGAATATCGGGTTCACCACCCACCTAATCCTCGAGATCGTACGacaaaagaaagcgaaactcCGCTATTGTAGTTTGCCAGCGAGTGGGGAAACAATTGCACAATGATACTGCGACAATTACGGTCAGTCACGGTGCAGCTCGGTGTGGGGAGTTGCTTGCGTCAGCGGCACTTTTCCACTAGGAGTTCCACATTGTTGGCGAGCGCAACGGTACAAACGGTTCGGTCGGATGAAGAAAAGACCCGGCAACGTCTTGCACAGGTCGGTGTGTGTCGCTGTATTGAGCAAAGGAGGGCAAGGAGAAAAAATGATGGCAAAACAGAAGTGAAGCACAAGCAAATGTAGTTTGTACTTCGGATGGGTGCTTTTTTTAACGCACCCACGATTCCAATCCGATTCCGGCACGTGTGATTCCAGTTCCGATTCCAAGAAAATGGAATCGACGGTTCCTTCCGGAACCGTGCGTGTCGGTCCGGAAATGTCGGAACCATCCGGCACCATCTGAACCGTCGGACCCGTCCGGAACCATTGGAATCGTCAGAACCGGCCGGAAGTGCAGTCGGCTTGGCGcttgtttattttctatttcgaCCCATagatataaaaagaaaaatcgaccgatcgataaaaagaaaaattatcgATTCGCGAATGGTGCACGCAGAGCGAAATGCAGCTAAAAAAACGAAGATAAAAATCATCacatcaaaaagaaaacaaaagtggCCGGCCGATTACGCTTCCGGACGGTTACATCGGTTCTGACGATTCCAGACGGTTCCGGAAGGATTGGTTGCACCTACACTGTGTCAGAAAATTGTCCGTATAGCTAGAACAGGGATACAACATAGTTGATATAACATATACAATCAACTAAAACAAATGTTATACTTATTCTTGAAAATAGCTAATTGTATTCTCATCATCTATGAGCATTgattttatcaaaaaacaatttctaaCTGTTGATAAAAATTATGAACCAATTTATCTTCCAAAATCGACGTCCAAAATTGTCCctgtaacgaacaaacacATAATTTATCGAAGCCGATTGATCAAAATTATGCTCTGTATGTATCCCGTTAGCTGCAATTACgttgtttatgttgtttcAGAACAAATATTTCTAACATTCATTGGTTAAGAAAACTTTTCAGTTAGTTTTTTACTCTCGATCGGGGGCtccagaatttttcaaaaaaaatttttgacaCAAATTTTCAATAGGATTTGAGCTCTGGAGACTGTGGCGTAAGCATTGTTTTGATGTTGTCCAGCAAAACTATTCCTTGGCCAACTTAAAAGAATGCTTCGGACCATTTTCTTGGATCCACGGCTTAATTTTACAGCACGAGATTTCAATTTATCTTTCATGGATGTCGAAATACTTGAATCGTTCTATTGTAGAATCAATGAACGCCAAGTTTACAGTGCCTTAAACCACTCCACTAAAGTACTGAAGTCATAACATACGAATCAGCCGTAGAGGTTTTGGATTCAATTCATTCCTGAGATCATAGATCAATTTTCGAATTTTAACCGGGATTTTGGTGTGTGAAACGATCATTTTTATAGAGAAAACacttaaaatataaaaaaaaaaaactttataaggCGGAAAAAGCATCgttggctttgttttttttatgaaatcaaTTAGTAAACCCTGTTAGAGCCACTTTTACAACGTATGACCATACCtaattgaaaaagaaagttatttttataaatttttgacACAGTGTACCTGTCGGAACTGGATTAAATGTTTGGTGGAATCATACGGAACCAGTtccgccttttttttaaatattttttcctaaTCTTCATCTTTTCTATCTATGTTTCTCACTCCCAATTTCCGCGCAGATCAACGAAGAGGTACAGAAGCTGCTCGCCCTCAAGGAACAGCTAAAGCAATGCACGGTAGACGATGGAGGTGAACCGGCCCCGAAACCGTCCGGTGGCAATGAATCCACACCCGGCAACCGGAATCTGTCCCTGAAAACGCCCAAGGGTACACGGGATTATGGTCCGGAGTCGATGGCACTCCGGCAGCGTGTTCTCGACCAGGTGATACGCGTGTTCCGAAAGCACGGTGCGGAAACGATCGATACGCCCGTGTTCGAGCTAAAGGAGGTGCTGACCGGCAAATACGGCGAAGACTCGAAGCTAATCTACGACCTGAAGGATCAGGGCGGTGAGATATTGGCCCTCCGGTACGATCTAACCGTCCCGTTCGCCCGGTACGTCGGGATGGGCAACGTGTTCAACATCAAGCGTTACCACATCGCGAAGGTGTACCGGCGGGACAATCCGCAGATAACGCGCGGCCGGTACAGGGAGTTCTATCAGTGCGATTTCGACATTGCCGGCACGTACGATCCGATGCTGCCGGACGCGGAATGCGTGAAGGTAGTGTGCGAAATCCTGTCCGACGTCGGTGTGGGTGAGTTTGTGGTGAAGCTCAACCACCGGAAGCTGCTCGATGGTATGTTTGAGGCGTGCGGTGTACCGGCGGAAAAGTTCCGCACCGCCTGCTCGTCCGTCGACAAGCTGGACAAAACACCGTGGGAGGAGGTGAAGCGCGAGATGGTGGAGGAGAAGGGCCTGACGGTGGAGACAGTCGACCGGATCGGGGAGTACGTTACGCTGCACGGTGGTCCGGAGCTGGTGGACCGGTTGGCGGCCGATGACAAGCTGAAGCAGATACCGAGCGCACTGGAAGGGCTGGAGGATATGCGGTTGCTGTTGCAGTACTGTGACATTTTCCAGGTGGCCAACCGGGTGTCGTTTGATCTTAGTTTGGCACGCGGCCTCGACTACTATACCGGCGTGATATACGAAGCGGTCCTGCTCGGTGGTGGCGGTAGCGGTGGTACTGAGGAGGAAGAGATAACGGTCGGATCGGTGGCCGGTGGCGGACGGTACGACAATTTGGTGGGAATGTTTAACCCGAAGCGTAAGCAGGTGCCGTGCGTTGGTGTGTCCATCGGTGTGGAGCGTTTGTTCTCCATCATCGAGGCACGGGCCGGTGGCAAGACGCGCACCAACGAGACGGAAGTGTATGTCGCTTCCGCGCACAAAGGACTGCATTTGAAGCGGCTAGAATTTCTTAACAAACTTTGGGACGCGGGCGTTAAGGTAAGGGTGCTAAAAATTTTGTTGGTATAATCGTATGGTACTccattttgaactttttggaGCCTAGAAAGTCAGGTATAGTTGACTATAGTTGCCCAAGATTTCTCGAAGTTGTAAGTTTTCAGAGAAGCTCTGTATGGCTCTGGGAACGTTTCGGACCTCGTGCACAAACAGACTCCTTAAACAACAAGATCCTGTGGACGATGAGACGTCGATAATGAGAAATTCATACATAATCAAGTAGACATGAAAGAAGTTTTATTACGACTTCCAGGTTTCTGGACGATGAAgatccctattgacaaaattgtcgTAATAACCACTATTAGGGGGGTTTTTCCTAATTGGGCTTTGTCAATAAGGAAGAATTAGAcggcaaaactttttttttgaatgtctGAAATCAAGCAAAAAACTCTAAGCTAACAGCGTTCTTCTAACCACTCCACAGGCTGAACATTCGTACAAGCTGAACCCGAAGCTGCTTGCCCAACTACAACACTGCGAAGAATACCAAATCCCGTACGCTATCGTACTCGGCGATGGGGAGCTGTCGCGCGGTGTGGTAAAACTGCGGGAAATTTCCACCCGCA
This genomic window contains:
- the LOC126557163 gene encoding histidine--tRNA ligase, cytoplasmic; protein product: MTEKDTLEAAITAQGDVVRKLKSAATKDKAKINEEVQKLLALKEQLKQCTVDDGGEPAPKPSGGNESTPGNRNLSLKTPKGTRDYGPESMALRQRVLDQVIRVFRKHGAETIDTPVFELKEVLTGKYGEDSKLIYDLKDQGGEILALRYDLTVPFARYVGMGNVFNIKRYHIAKVYRRDNPQITRGRYREFYQCDFDIAGTYDPMLPDAECVKVVCEILSDVGVGEFVVKLNHRKLLDGMFEACGVPAEKFRTACSSVDKLDKTPWEEVKREMVEEKGLTVETVDRIGEYVTLHGGPELVDRLAADDKLKQIPSALEGLEDMRLLLQYCDIFQVANRVSFDLSLARGLDYYTGVIYEAVLLGGGGSGGTEEEEITVGSVAGGGRYDNLVGMFNPKRKQVPCVGVSIGVERLFSIIEARAGGKTRTNETEVYVASAHKGLHLKRLEFLNKLWDAGVKAEHSYKLNPKLLAQLQHCEEYQIPYAIVLGDGELSRGVVKLREISTRKEEELPVDTFIEELRRRLSAS